A single Pedobacter sp. PACM 27299 DNA region contains:
- a CDS encoding S41 family peptidase, producing MKSLLTLFLFCSIGIFSCNRQGVYNIDAEVIDLKTNMPKDWIMSIDSQQILAYAVKLDTSVKQTGHHSLSIEKTGDQARYGLISYAIPNTFQGETIELRGDIKMKQVNSGYAALFLRVLGKNEIPIEFDNMEKEQLKGTAEWKSYKITLPYNTEAAKSIVFGVLLVGNGKAWFDNLQLFIDGKAIEKVPLKEGIIVKAELDTAFSKSSGISAFKPNARIINNLVIAGQYWGFLKYHHPAIGKGEYNWDAELFRFLPQVIAAKDNQDLSRVLEGSLDKLGVPVPNKNKVDAIAAGNIVLKPDYGQLFNGNVLSASLRDKLISVKESKRSHSSYYISPAPVGNPVFENEKLYTEMYYPDTGYRILSLYRYWTMVNYFFPYRNLIPSDWNENLALALPDFINAKDTQAYLVATLKIIAKVMDTHANIQSYHLALDIFRGKYKLPFKAEFIENKLVVTGYHKDTLGLKQKFLIGDVLTHINGKPVDQLIREFLPYTPASNYDTQLRELPNSFLLRGNTAIFNVELQRGGKTISQQTEGLDVWYVSKSASTEPKEGFKLLSKDIGYVFPGKYKDSQLPEIKTLFKNTKGMIIDLRCYPSEFMPYTFGNYIKPILTPFVKITRMDLSHPGTVFNMGFGHNGVLTGETYTGKIVVIVNSITQSQAEFTTMAFQSSPNVKVLGSTTAGADGDFSTIRLPGGISTGISGAGIYYPDGTPTQQVGVKIDYRIKPTIKGTIAGKDELLDKAKEILAGMIK from the coding sequence ATGAAGTCTTTGTTAACGCTCTTCTTGTTCTGTTCTATAGGGATTTTTTCTTGTAATCGGCAGGGAGTTTATAATATCGATGCAGAAGTCATCGATTTGAAAACTAATATGCCCAAGGATTGGATCATGTCAATAGATTCACAGCAAATCCTGGCTTATGCGGTGAAATTAGACACTTCAGTCAAACAAACAGGTCATCATTCCTTATCAATTGAAAAAACTGGGGATCAAGCTCGATATGGGCTGATTTCTTATGCTATACCCAATACTTTTCAGGGGGAAACCATTGAGCTAAGGGGCGATATCAAAATGAAGCAGGTAAACTCCGGTTATGCGGCGTTATTCCTTCGTGTACTTGGAAAAAATGAAATCCCTATTGAGTTTGACAACATGGAGAAGGAGCAGCTAAAGGGCACAGCAGAATGGAAATCTTATAAAATTACACTGCCTTATAATACTGAAGCCGCAAAGAGCATTGTTTTTGGGGTGCTATTAGTTGGAAATGGTAAAGCATGGTTTGATAACCTTCAACTTTTCATTGATGGAAAAGCTATTGAAAAGGTACCATTAAAAGAAGGGATCATTGTAAAGGCCGAACTCGACACCGCATTTAGCAAATCTTCTGGAATTTCCGCTTTTAAGCCCAATGCAAGAATCATAAATAACCTGGTTATAGCCGGACAGTATTGGGGATTCTTAAAATACCATCACCCGGCCATCGGTAAAGGAGAGTACAATTGGGATGCAGAATTATTCCGTTTCTTGCCACAGGTGATTGCAGCAAAAGACAACCAGGACCTGAGTCGGGTGTTAGAGGGTAGTTTGGATAAGCTGGGGGTTCCTGTACCAAATAAAAATAAAGTAGATGCTATTGCTGCTGGAAACATAGTTCTAAAACCAGACTATGGGCAATTGTTTAACGGAAATGTATTGTCAGCATCATTGCGGGATAAACTCATTAGTGTCAAGGAAAGTAAAAGAAGTCATTCCAGTTATTATATCTCCCCCGCACCGGTTGGTAATCCTGTATTTGAAAATGAAAAACTATATACTGAAATGTACTATCCAGATACCGGGTACAGGATTCTTAGCCTGTATAGATATTGGACGATGGTCAATTATTTCTTTCCCTACAGAAATTTAATTCCTTCAGATTGGAACGAGAATCTTGCCCTAGCATTACCTGATTTTATTAATGCAAAAGATACGCAGGCTTATCTGGTAGCTACCCTAAAAATCATTGCTAAAGTAATGGATACCCACGCTAATATTCAGAGCTACCATCTAGCATTGGATATATTCAGAGGAAAGTATAAACTTCCGTTCAAAGCGGAATTTATAGAAAATAAACTGGTAGTCACTGGTTATCATAAGGATACTTTAGGGCTAAAACAGAAGTTTCTGATTGGGGATGTACTAACGCACATTAACGGCAAACCTGTAGATCAGCTGATCAGGGAGTTTTTACCTTATACGCCAGCTTCTAATTATGATACGCAGCTGAGAGAACTTCCAAATTCATTCTTACTTCGAGGGAATACGGCAATCTTTAATGTTGAATTACAAAGAGGTGGAAAGACCATCAGCCAGCAAACGGAAGGGCTTGACGTTTGGTATGTTTCAAAGTCGGCAAGTACTGAACCGAAAGAAGGATTCAAATTGCTCAGTAAAGACATAGGGTACGTTTTTCCAGGAAAGTATAAGGACAGTCAGCTTCCAGAAATAAAAACGCTTTTTAAAAATACGAAAGGAATGATTATAGATTTACGCTGCTATCCGTCAGAATTTATGCCCTATACTTTTGGTAATTATATTAAACCAATATTGACTCCTTTTGTAAAAATAACCAGAATGGATTTGTCTCATCCTGGAACAGTTTTTAATATGGGCTTTGGACACAATGGAGTTTTAACTGGCGAGACGTATACAGGGAAAATAGTGGTCATCGTAAATTCAATTACACAAAGTCAGGCAGAATTTACAACCATGGCCTTTCAAAGTTCTCCAAATGTTAAAGTGTTGGGTAGTACTACAGCAGGGGCAGATGGAGACTTTTCCACTATCCGTTTACCTGGTGGGATATCCACAGGGATTTCAGGTGCAGGTATATATTATCCGGACGGAACACCTACACAGCAGGTTGGAGTTAAAATTGACTATCGGATAAAACCTACCATCAAAGGTACGATTGCAGGAAAAGATGAGCTACTGGATAAAGCCAAGGAAATATTAGCAGGAATGATCAAATAA
- a CDS encoding pirin family protein, with protein sequence MMKKIAGVYSSTYKHAVGDGFKVINIFPNGNNLGDKMSPFYMIDYQPETYYEPSDKKRGVNVHPHRGIEPVTLVYQGAVAHADSAGHQGIVGPGDVQWMTAGKGILHKEYFEEEFSRKGGNLQMMQVWTILPKANKYVEPSYQTLLKEDIKKVTLEDGEVRVIAGSYQDVASPVRTYSPMNLLDVTLNKGGGMKIDCPADYNMGIFILDGALQLNGTAAGKEQFVLFENEGEVVEILAASQAKFVILNGKPLNEPAVHKGPFVMNTQEEIEQAYADAAAGKFGFLENETV encoded by the coding sequence ATGATGAAAAAAATAGCAGGTGTTTACAGTAGCACCTATAAACATGCAGTGGGCGATGGGTTTAAAGTGATCAATATCTTTCCAAATGGAAACAACCTTGGAGATAAAATGAGCCCATTTTATATGATAGATTATCAGCCGGAAACTTATTATGAACCTAGTGATAAAAAACGAGGCGTAAATGTACACCCGCATCGCGGAATAGAGCCGGTTACCCTGGTTTATCAAGGCGCCGTAGCACATGCCGATAGCGCTGGTCATCAGGGAATCGTTGGACCTGGCGACGTACAATGGATGACCGCCGGAAAAGGAATTCTACATAAAGAATATTTCGAAGAAGAGTTTTCCCGTAAAGGAGGAAATCTGCAAATGATGCAGGTCTGGACCATATTACCAAAAGCAAATAAATATGTGGAACCAAGCTATCAAACCCTGCTCAAAGAGGATATTAAAAAAGTAACACTGGAAGATGGAGAAGTTAGGGTAATCGCAGGAAGCTACCAGGACGTAGCAAGTCCGGTAAGAACGTATAGCCCGATGAACTTATTAGATGTGACTTTGAATAAAGGGGGAGGTATGAAAATCGACTGCCCGGCAGATTATAATATGGGTATTTTCATTCTCGATGGTGCACTTCAACTAAATGGAACAGCAGCCGGTAAAGAGCAGTTTGTTTTATTTGAAAATGAAGGAGAAGTGGTAGAGATTTTAGCCGCTTCGCAGGCTAAGTTTGTAATTTTGAACGGGAAGCCATTGAATGAACCGGCAGTACATAAAGGGCCATTTGTAATGAATACTCAGGAAGAAATAGAACAAGCTTATGCAGATGCAGCCGCCGGTAAATTTGGGTTCCTGGAAAATGAAACCGTATAA
- a CDS encoding helix-turn-helix domain-containing protein, whose product MKSPYLYTMMNVALPAGLEKSLIYIRNLGNCPPSYLNDPGRKDFFEIVWLKNEDALHALKDTDLDAKGDWIYLIPPYRVHQLNKAGKNGELISFKRDMLEEEDKEFLLDLFKIFNVQGEFSCLRLNEAAAAELSGIFSLLEKEYANQSMTMVKALLKVFLLKLIQVKEHDFTSQDIHQKRVYEFLMLLESNFQQVRNTDFYAGKLGISSKRLNQILKEKLDKTGMQLIHDRIILEAKRSIIHSEITIKEIAYELGFSDRPYFSRFFKKQTGQTPEEFQKQAKEHIKVKFNTLV is encoded by the coding sequence ATGAAGAGTCCTTATCTTTATACCATGATGAATGTTGCATTACCGGCGGGCTTGGAGAAATCATTGATTTATATTCGTAATCTGGGCAATTGTCCACCTAGTTATCTAAATGATCCTGGACGGAAAGACTTTTTTGAGATTGTATGGTTAAAGAATGAAGATGCTTTACATGCCTTGAAGGATACGGATCTGGATGCTAAAGGAGATTGGATTTACCTGATTCCTCCATACCGTGTGCATCAATTAAATAAAGCTGGAAAGAACGGGGAATTGATCTCTTTTAAGAGGGATATGCTGGAAGAAGAGGACAAAGAGTTTCTTTTAGATCTCTTTAAAATTTTCAATGTGCAGGGCGAATTCTCTTGTCTGCGGTTAAATGAAGCTGCTGCTGCTGAGCTTTCCGGGATCTTTAGTTTGCTGGAAAAGGAATATGCAAACCAAAGCATGACCATGGTAAAAGCCTTGCTTAAGGTTTTTCTATTGAAATTGATTCAGGTAAAAGAACATGATTTCACCAGTCAGGATATTCATCAAAAGCGGGTGTACGAGTTTTTGATGCTGCTGGAAAGCAATTTTCAGCAAGTGAGGAATACTGACTTTTATGCGGGTAAACTGGGCATCAGTTCCAAGCGCTTAAACCAGATTTTAAAAGAGAAACTGGATAAAACAGGAATGCAGCTGATCCATGACCGGATCATTCTGGAAGCTAAAAGAAGTATCATTCACAGCGAAATTACGATCAAAGAGATCGCGTACGAACTGGGCTTTTCAGATAGGCCATACTTCAGTCGTTTCTTTAAGAAACAAACCGGGCAGACGCCAGAAGAGTTTCAGAAACAAGCAAAAGAACACATTAAAGTTAAATTCAACACGCTGGTATAA
- a CDS encoding DUF92 domain-containing protein, which yields MMTPLLNDPLLQIVLLLLTVLMVVCVKIRKLTLFAAVAATILGFLVALASGLKGILMLTAFFVLSVLATSHKKAEKLKIQPAEGEKTGRDTWQVLANGGVAGITAVLCLLNPENSNYYLLMMAASLASALADTLSSELGTVYGSRFFNILSLKKEAKGLDGVISFEGTLIGALGAGIIALIYAGFGQAAIIVAIAGMIGNFTDSLLGAMLERKNLIGNNGVNFLNTLFAAVTGLLLYLVFH from the coding sequence ATGATGACGCCTCTCCTTAATGATCCTTTACTGCAAATCGTACTGCTCCTATTAACGGTACTTATGGTAGTTTGCGTAAAAATCAGAAAATTGACCTTATTTGCTGCTGTAGCTGCTACTATATTAGGTTTTCTAGTGGCCTTAGCCTCAGGCTTAAAGGGAATATTAATGCTAACGGCATTTTTTGTTCTAAGCGTTCTGGCTACTTCACATAAAAAGGCGGAAAAGCTCAAGATCCAGCCTGCTGAAGGAGAAAAAACAGGCAGAGATACCTGGCAGGTACTTGCGAATGGTGGTGTTGCCGGCATTACTGCTGTACTATGTCTGCTGAATCCTGAAAACAGTAATTATTACCTGTTAATGATGGCCGCAAGTCTGGCTTCTGCCCTTGCCGACACCCTGTCTTCTGAACTTGGAACAGTTTATGGCAGCCGGTTTTTCAATATCCTCAGTTTGAAAAAAGAAGCAAAAGGCCTGGATGGTGTGATCAGTTTTGAGGGTACCTTAATCGGCGCTCTTGGCGCTGGAATTATCGCTTTGATCTATGCGGGATTTGGGCAGGCGGCAATCATTGTAGCGATTGCAGGGATGATAGGCAACTTTACAGACTCCCTGCTGGGTGCTATGCTGGAACGCAAAAACTTAATCGGCAACAATGGTGTTAATTTTCTTAATACCCTATTTGCGGCAGTTACCGGGTTGTTGCTGTATTTAGTCTTTCATTAA
- a CDS encoding NADPH-dependent FMN reductase: protein MYQLKVIVASTRPGRKGPAIAKWFMDLLQEQSDFEVELIDLKEVNLPFMDEPEHPRLQKYQHEHTKAWSKKIAAADAFVFVTPEYNFGYPATLKNALDFLYQEWTYKPVGFVSYGGIAGGTRSVQMLKQVVTALKMVPIVEAVHVPFFTKFIDDQEQFVGNEGHLRMVQGLLKELVWWTNKLKS from the coding sequence ATGTATCAGCTTAAAGTGATTGTAGCCAGCACCAGGCCGGGAAGAAAAGGGCCAGCTATTGCCAAATGGTTTATGGATTTACTCCAGGAACAGTCCGATTTTGAAGTCGAACTGATCGATCTTAAAGAGGTAAATCTGCCTTTTATGGATGAACCGGAACATCCCAGACTACAGAAATACCAACATGAACATACTAAAGCATGGAGCAAGAAGATTGCAGCAGCCGATGCTTTTGTTTTCGTGACGCCGGAATACAATTTCGGATACCCTGCAACGCTAAAAAACGCACTGGATTTTCTATATCAGGAATGGACCTATAAACCGGTCGGTTTTGTAAGTTATGGCGGTATTGCTGGTGGTACCAGGTCTGTTCAAATGCTGAAACAAGTCGTCACAGCGTTAAAAATGGTTCCAATCGTAGAAGCTGTCCATGTTCCTTTTTTTACGAAATTCATTGATGATCAAGAGCAGTTTGTTGGCAATGAAGGACACCTGCGTATGGTACAGGGACTATTGAAGGAACTGGTATGGTGGACAAATAAGCTGAAAAGCTAA
- the hxlB gene encoding 6-phospho-3-hexuloisomerase: MEFGTTTDKQLAKEVRNNLEMILMENTWLLKQIDFNEVAVLANAIKTANSVFIIAAGRSGFAMRSAAMRLMHLGLNAYFVGETTTPAIKQGDLLIAASGSGTTSSIVKAAEKAKSVGSRVVALSTQSQSLLANIADQLILIPAAEKEDHEGSRSRQYAGSLFEQFLLLLTDAIFQSLWKLDDTPNAELWTRHANLE; this comes from the coding sequence ATGGAATTCGGTACAACAACAGATAAACAACTGGCAAAAGAGGTTCGCAATAACCTGGAAATGATACTCATGGAAAATACCTGGTTGTTAAAACAGATAGATTTTAATGAAGTAGCAGTTTTAGCGAATGCTATTAAAACCGCAAACAGTGTCTTTATTATTGCTGCCGGACGTTCTGGTTTTGCCATGAGATCTGCAGCAATGCGCTTAATGCACCTGGGACTAAATGCCTATTTTGTTGGAGAAACCACTACTCCGGCCATCAAACAAGGTGATTTATTGATCGCAGCATCTGGATCTGGTACCACCAGCTCGATTGTAAAAGCTGCTGAAAAAGCAAAATCTGTAGGATCAAGGGTGGTGGCACTTTCTACGCAATCACAATCTTTACTGGCCAATATCGCTGATCAATTGATCCTGATTCCAGCTGCGGAAAAAGAAGACCATGAAGGCAGTCGCTCCAGACAATATGCAGGAAGCTTATTTGAGCAGTTCCTGTTACTACTAACAGATGCAATTTTCCAGTCTTTATGGAAGCTGGATGATACACCAAATGCAGAATTATGGACCAGACATGCAAACCTGGAATAA
- a CDS encoding outer membrane beta-barrel family protein, which yields MFKIANFLLFASLFLLVNGSFAQYKIQGNIAVETPLSISVRIKDSLNFSQVTQTDQQGKFNFSNLKKGKYLLILSGLNFKTIQSSIILNADTIISFNSAKNTIDLKDVEINLKKNLIEKKLDRTVFNVAGSVVAMGTDALELMAKVPGIRVVNDRVSLVGKGGVSIMINDKLTPLSEEDLANYLRSISSDQIAKIEVITNPSAKYDAQGNNGLINIVLKKDIAEGFKGTANLGFTQAIYPTASAGGNLSFRKNKMTLFSNFNIRKGSSVPFEQSKVFYPTQTWNVVNKDRNFRTVPSGQLGIDYQASKNIVMGLSFNGGLTNFHSEENIKTRVLNKTQNLDSLLNSDANAKFKSHYNSANFYLKQILDTLGKQFMINADWFKYDDDKQRFFDNTSYDPHGQIIPNSFAQYLSASQQKIDLYTIKADVDLPYAIFNLSIGTKLSFIRNQSDVAFYKMKDSFYEIDQGQSNQFSYTENTQALYLNLNKTTKKWDFQAGLRAEYTQTAGISINSSTGKDYLKLFPTLFIVYRSNEKSQFSLNYGRRINRPGYKKLNPFRWYSNQYSYTEGNPFLQPSYNNNMELSHTYARVLTSTLSFSNTNNGYNEVNFTDVNTNTQILRPVNLITAYHYQLSNSITFNPFDWFGSTNQLDVFYTRSNSSIAATIPDLNGFGAYFSTLNQLVLNKSKTIMGDLNFWYQFRGTSDLNKMKSQYSLDIGLKKLMLDKKLQLALNATDVLKSSRQRYSSVVNHIRQEYNNYYDSQYLRFTIRYNFGNEKLKQQDRKPGNEEERRRSN from the coding sequence ATGTTTAAAATCGCAAACTTTCTTTTGTTTGCCAGTCTATTTTTACTGGTGAACGGTTCCTTCGCGCAATATAAAATACAAGGAAATATCGCTGTGGAAACACCTTTGTCCATTTCGGTAAGAATTAAGGATAGCCTAAACTTTTCGCAAGTCACACAAACAGATCAACAGGGTAAATTCAACTTTAGCAACCTAAAGAAAGGAAAGTATCTGCTGATTCTTTCTGGCCTCAATTTTAAAACAATACAATCTTCAATTATATTAAACGCAGATACGATCATCAGCTTCAACTCAGCAAAAAATACCATTGATTTGAAGGATGTTGAAATCAACCTTAAGAAGAATTTAATAGAGAAAAAACTGGATCGTACCGTATTTAATGTGGCAGGAAGTGTTGTGGCAATGGGTACAGATGCACTCGAACTGATGGCTAAAGTTCCCGGAATTCGTGTGGTCAATGATAGAGTTTCTTTAGTGGGAAAAGGAGGGGTCAGCATCATGATCAATGATAAACTGACACCGCTGAGCGAAGAGGACCTGGCCAACTATTTACGGTCCATTTCTTCCGATCAAATCGCTAAAATTGAGGTCATCACCAACCCTTCTGCTAAATATGATGCCCAGGGGAATAATGGACTGATCAATATTGTGCTAAAAAAGGATATCGCGGAGGGATTTAAAGGAACGGCGAATCTAGGTTTTACACAAGCCATTTATCCTACAGCATCTGCAGGAGGGAATCTGAGTTTCAGAAAAAATAAGATGACGTTGTTCAGTAATTTTAATATTCGGAAAGGTTCCAGTGTTCCTTTCGAACAGAGCAAAGTTTTTTATCCGACGCAAACCTGGAATGTGGTCAATAAAGACCGAAACTTCCGCACAGTGCCGAGCGGGCAATTGGGAATCGATTATCAGGCCTCTAAAAACATTGTAATGGGGCTGTCTTTTAATGGCGGTCTGACTAATTTCCACTCCGAGGAAAACATAAAAACCAGGGTATTGAACAAAACACAAAACCTGGATTCCCTTTTGAATTCTGATGCCAATGCCAAGTTCAAGTCACATTATAATTCCGCAAATTTTTACCTGAAGCAGATCCTCGATACACTAGGGAAACAATTCATGATTAACGCAGATTGGTTTAAATATGATGATGATAAACAACGTTTTTTTGACAATACAAGTTATGATCCTCATGGGCAAATCATCCCCAATTCCTTTGCTCAATATCTATCTGCAAGTCAGCAGAAAATTGATTTATATACTATAAAAGCTGATGTAGACTTGCCATACGCTATTTTTAACCTTTCCATCGGTACAAAACTGAGTTTTATCCGAAACCAAAGCGATGTCGCTTTTTATAAAATGAAGGACAGCTTTTATGAAATTGACCAGGGCCAAAGTAATCAGTTTAGCTATACGGAAAACACACAGGCACTATACCTGAATCTAAATAAAACAACAAAGAAATGGGATTTTCAGGCGGGACTAAGAGCAGAATATACGCAAACCGCAGGTATCTCCATCAACTCCAGCACCGGAAAAGATTACCTAAAACTCTTTCCTACCCTTTTTATCGTTTATCGATCAAATGAAAAAAGCCAGTTTTCTTTAAATTATGGACGAAGGATCAATAGGCCAGGTTATAAGAAACTCAACCCTTTCCGTTGGTATAGCAACCAATATTCATACACGGAAGGTAATCCGTTTTTGCAGCCTTCCTATAACAACAACATGGAATTGTCTCATACTTATGCCAGGGTTTTAACCAGTACATTGTCTTTTAGTAATACCAATAATGGCTATAATGAGGTCAATTTTACGGATGTAAATACCAATACCCAAATTTTAAGGCCAGTTAATTTAATTACCGCTTATCATTATCAGTTGAGTAATTCCATCACTTTTAATCCGTTTGATTGGTTCGGAAGTACCAACCAATTGGATGTCTTTTATACCCGTTCCAATTCTTCTATTGCAGCAACCATCCCAGACTTAAATGGTTTTGGTGCTTACTTTTCTACTTTAAACCAATTGGTTTTGAATAAATCGAAAACAATAATGGGCGATTTGAATTTCTGGTACCAGTTTCGGGGAACTAGTGATTTAAACAAAATGAAAAGTCAGTATAGCCTGGATATCGGCTTAAAAAAACTGATGCTGGACAAAAAATTACAGTTAGCATTGAATGCAACGGATGTTTTAAAAAGCAGCAGGCAGCGTTACAGCAGTGTAGTCAATCACATCAGACAGGAATATAACAATTATTACGATTCGCAATACCTGCGATTCACCATCAGGTATAATTTCGGAAATGAAAAGCTGAAACAGCAGGACAGAAAGCCCGGTAACGAAGAGGAAAGGCGGCGCAGTAATTAA
- a CDS encoding anaerobic C4-dicarboxylate transporter family protein has protein sequence MIFVQLGILLAMILIGSQMKGIGLGVMGMAGLMIFVLVFKMTPAEPPVAVLLIILAIVTTAATLQAAGGLDYLVSIAEKIIRKNPSQITFIAPFTTYFLCLFAGTAHIVYSLLPIIAEVAAKQRIRPERPLSVSVIASHLAITGSPMSAATASLVAILAYSSASIDIMKICIPASIIGILVSILVVRKKGLELDQDPIFLEKMKDPEFAHSMDPTDTSGGENHYTAAPGAKIAVGIFGLAILLIILFGAFPALVPHVGGAKSFSVNADGSISLTSLIIMITLTASAMIMLITKTSAAKVVKMSLFTSMATAVVSVLGVVWMSATFMAANEAIIEHTFKDIVSVYPWTFAFALFIMGALTFSQAATTRTIMPMGLALGIVNPHLIAMFPAVNGDFLLPGYPTLVAAIDFDRTGSTKIGKYVLNHSFMVPGLVALSTAIIVGFVLTGILF, from the coding sequence ATGATATTCGTACAGCTCGGCATATTACTAGCCATGATCCTGATCGGGTCACAAATGAAAGGTATTGGGCTCGGGGTGATGGGAATGGCAGGTTTAATGATTTTCGTACTGGTGTTTAAAATGACACCGGCCGAACCTCCTGTTGCCGTGTTACTGATTATTCTTGCCATTGTAACCACCGCTGCCACACTACAGGCGGCTGGTGGTTTAGACTATCTGGTCAGTATTGCCGAGAAAATCATTAGGAAAAACCCTAGTCAGATTACTTTTATTGCGCCATTCACCACCTATTTCCTTTGTCTGTTTGCGGGAACTGCACATATCGTGTACTCTCTTTTACCGATCATTGCTGAGGTGGCTGCCAAGCAAAGAATCAGACCGGAAAGACCATTATCGGTTTCTGTAATAGCCTCTCACCTGGCGATTACTGGGAGCCCTATGAGTGCAGCAACTGCATCATTAGTAGCTATACTTGCCTATTCTTCGGCATCGATAGACATCATGAAAATTTGTATTCCTGCTTCTATTATTGGAATACTTGTGAGCATTTTAGTAGTGCGTAAAAAGGGTTTGGAATTAGATCAGGATCCGATTTTCCTCGAGAAAATGAAAGACCCTGAATTTGCACATTCCATGGATCCTACAGATACCAGTGGCGGAGAAAACCACTACACAGCTGCTCCAGGTGCTAAAATTGCTGTTGGAATATTTGGACTGGCGATTCTGCTGATCATTTTATTTGGTGCTTTCCCTGCTTTGGTTCCCCATGTTGGCGGTGCAAAGAGTTTCAGCGTCAATGCGGATGGTTCGATCAGCCTGACCAGTTTGATCATTATGATCACTTTAACTGCTTCTGCAATGATCATGCTGATTACTAAAACCTCAGCAGCAAAAGTGGTAAAAATGAGTTTGTTTACTTCCATGGCTACTGCAGTGGTTTCTGTATTGGGTGTGGTGTGGATGAGCGCTACTTTTATGGCGGCAAATGAGGCCATTATAGAGCATACTTTCAAAGACATTGTTTCTGTTTACCCATGGACTTTCGCTTTTGCCTTGTTCATTATGGGTGCTTTGACCTTTAGTCAGGCGGCAACCACCAGAACGATTATGCCGATGGGGCTTGCCTTAGGAATTGTGAACCCGCATTTGATTGCGATGTTTCCTGCCGTTAATGGCGATTTCTTACTTCCAGGTTACCCTACCCTTGTTGCGGCCATAGATTTTGACCGAACGGGAAGTACGAAGATTGGAAAATATGTACTGAACCATAGTTTTATGGTACCAGGACTTGTAGCCTTATCTACAGCTATTATAGTCGGCTTTGTGCTGACGGGGATTTTATTTTAA
- the hxlA gene encoding 3-hexulose-6-phosphate synthase, whose product MAKLQVAIDLLTTEEALALAAKVAPYVDIIELGTPLIKNMGAAVITAMKNAHPDKLVFADMKTADAGELEAEIAFKAGADLVTVMGAVGDATIIGAVKAAKAHGKGIVVDTIGCPDRVRRAQEVTKLGVEFVELHAGLDEQWTSGYSIQVLIDETARVGVPVSVAGGVNLDNVAAVVKAGAAVIVAGAAIYGAEDPAAAAKAMRTAIDAA is encoded by the coding sequence ATGGCAAAATTACAAGTAGCAATCGATTTATTAACGACAGAAGAAGCATTAGCATTGGCAGCAAAAGTTGCCCCTTATGTAGATATTATTGAACTGGGAACTCCACTGATTAAAAACATGGGCGCAGCAGTAATCACTGCAATGAAAAACGCACATCCAGATAAATTGGTTTTCGCAGATATGAAAACAGCAGATGCTGGTGAATTAGAAGCAGAAATTGCATTTAAAGCAGGTGCCGATTTAGTTACTGTAATGGGTGCTGTTGGTGATGCCACGATTATCGGTGCAGTGAAAGCAGCAAAAGCACATGGAAAAGGGATCGTAGTAGATACTATTGGTTGCCCTGACCGAGTTAGACGTGCACAGGAAGTCACTAAATTAGGTGTGGAATTCGTAGAACTTCATGCAGGATTAGATGAGCAATGGACGTCAGGATATTCTATCCAGGTATTGATCGACGAAACTGCAAGAGTAGGCGTACCAGTTTCTGTAGCAGGTGGTGTGAATCTTGACAATGTTGCGGCAGTAGTGAAAGCTGGTGCAGCAGTAATCGTTGCAGGTGCAGCAATCTATGGTGCAGAAGATCCAGCTGCAGCAGCAAAAGCAATGCGTACAGCAATTGACGCAGCTTAA